The nucleotide sequence ACTtttaatggaacactagtcattttaataatgtttacatactgttttactcatttcatatgtatatactgtactcttctgtattttagtcaatgtcagtaaagaacaaattcttaattacaatgacagcctaccccagatgatgctgggccaattgtgcactgccctatgggactcccaatcaaggccagatgtgatacagtctggattcgaaccagagactgcaccttagaccgctgcgccactcgagccCTTATTATATTCTTTATCTTATATGAAGTAGAAATGCTCGTAAACATTTTCCCCGATTTGGTTATACTTTTTTAAAACCACATTTTTACATTACGCACTATGCAAAGCTGAAAAAAAGATTGATATCGTATCATACACATAGCGTTTTACCTCGGACTTGTATTTTGAAGGCAAAATCTGAAAACGGGAAGTCATGTGGATAGATGCTTCTACGGGTTGCTTCTGTGAAGCTAATGTTAGTGCAATCTgcgatccttgggacgtccctactcTAAACCCATATACCCTAACTATAACTTAACcctaccattttaaatgtcatctTCCCAAGGATTCCAGATTGCACCAACCGCGATACTAATAATACATATGGCTAGTATTCAAAGTTTGTAGTTACCACTTCCGGGTCTTTTGCGTCCTTAGATACCACCCCGAAAGAAAAACATCACCACGCCTGCCTACACAGCTATCAGGTATCTAGACTATATTTATAATTTAACGAAAAATACAATAGAACATTTGATTTATTTACCTATATAATTATTGCAAAATGCTCTATTCTAATATTGGGTTACGTTAACGTTACCAGAGCACCCATGGATATTACGAGAGGCAGTTTAGATGATATCTACCGCCCGGCATCCAACGAGCGTTCTCGCCCGGGTAGCCGTGTATCAACTGTGTCACTGCCTGACGTCGGGAGAGTTTTTCATCCCAGCCAGACGTCCCTGGTGGTCCTGAGCGATGATGCCCCTAACAATAAGCTGGTAATGTACTTACATGCACACTTTGTGCGTGTAGAACAAGATGACCTAACATATGCTCCTCAAGAAGTCAAGGGTCAAGTCAAGAAAACACATTTGGAATAATGTGTCAAGAAGGGGACACAGTTTGAACCTGATAGTATTTGGTTAATGTTTCACAAtttcctttgggtgatggaccattcttgatacacacaggaaactgttgtgcgtgaaaaacccagcagcattgcagttcttgacacaaacctactaccatacctggttcaaaggcacttaaagtttttgtcttgcccattcaccctctgaatgacacacatacacaattcatgtctcaaagGTTAAAGAACGATTTTCAagccatctcctccccttcagctacactgaTTTTAAGTCGAcgtaacaagtgacatcaataagggatcatactgtaactttcacctggattcacctggtcagcctatgtcatggaaagagcaggcattcttaatgttttgtatactcagtgtataaaagCACCACCATATTTGGTTCTGTTAGCTAACTGTCCAGGTTGGAGCTTTGTACCTGAAGGTCCCATGTAGAGGCTGTGTTGTGTGGTTGCTGTGCATGTTTGTTCAAGAACCATTTGAGGACCTTATAATAATTTGGTGTGATGGAGTTTCTTACACTTTTGTACTGTGTTTGGAGGCTTTGATGGTGGCTTTTGGGTCTGGGtagacaaaatatccacaggaaagtattattAAACCGACTTCAACACAAGTCTCAGTGTGTGGTGAATATTTGTTTGCTCGAGACCTAAGACACATGCATGTAATTCATGCATATTAACTGAAGTCTTGCAGCTGTTTTACATGGTTTTGCGCATGTGATAGAAATTTAAACAGCAGTACTTTAAATAATACTTTCCTATGGATATTTTGGCAAAAATGTTGACCCACTGAAGGACTAACCGCACACAGACAACCGGTAGAGTAAGTTCAAATGTAACCTCATCCCCAGGCTATTGCGCATATAAGCCTGGTATATCAATTATTCAGTGttggccttagtgggagtgaccataGAAGTCTATGGAAGTGACCTGCTGAGTAAAGTATTTGAATCACACAGCTGCGAGGTGTGTTGTAGGAGATGATTGGTTGGCAGATTAAGCCAAAGCCAATATGTCCAGGTCTTTCTGTTTTGGCAAACAAAGGCCAAGTTTGATGCGTTGGTCCACCAGACATTTGGGTGGAAGTGTCTGGGAACAAGATTAGTTCAAATGTAATTTGATTTCTTCATTCTGGCTTGTATGGAAACTTTCCAAGTTTTTGCAGTGCTCTGTTTCAGACTGTATACCAATAATTGGTATCACAGTCTGACTTATTACATTTTAGTCAATGCTCTTATAGTCCAGatcaacttacaggagcaattaggcttaagtgccttgctcaagggcacaatccctgctcagggattcgaaccggcgacctttcagttactggcccaatgctcttaactgctaggctacctgccgcccttatTATTAGGCAAGGGTCCGAGCAGTTTGAGAGCAGTGTAGCCTATATTCAACCAGTAGAACATGAATGGTGGCAGAAGGCGGTTAACTAACTCTAAACTTTGATACCTTTCTGAACTATACAGAAATATTAAGAGCATCTTGGTGTGTTCTCTTAACTTGTCTTTTTGTCTTTTACTGTTACCCGGTTCTTACAAGGCAAGCCAACCCTAACCTTTATCCTAAACGTTGCTTTAAATATACTACCATTCAAacgttgagagaatgccaagagtgtgcaaagctgtcatcaaggcaaagggtggctactttgaagagtctcaaatattacatatattttgatttgtttaacactttttttgcttactacatggttccatatgtgttatttcatagttttgatgccttcaccattattctacaatgtagaaatatagtaaaaataaagaaaaacccttgaatgagtaggtgtgtccaaacttttgactggtactgtatatatatctgCCTCTAAGGTTTCTTATTGTAACATATACCCACCTTGCTGGTTATTTCTTGATCCGTGCCTGTTTGGCAACACTTTTCCCACCTCCGAAGgtacagtatatccataatcgGTAGACTTTTCTGATTTGAAAAGTCGTCATTTGAGTCACCAAGGTGTGCCCAAGAAAGATTTAAATAAtattgagtagttatttatgatgcaaggtgatttgtagattaCTCAGTTTCGACTCGCCTTTAAAGCCGGCTGCAATGTTGAAAGCGCAAAAGCGAAATGTCTGGAAAGCCCTTAAGATGGAATGTTAAAATAACTATAGTGTTTGTAACTGTAAACATGACTGCCTCTTGACTTTCCCCATCAATGGGCCTAGAACCTGTGGTTTGAATAGATGTTACAATTACTTTCCTAGGATCACAGCAACTCACATGAAAACCTCAAGTCTCCAGATGAAAGTCTTCCTGAGAAAGGTAGGCATAAGTACATATCACTATGACATTTTAGGAAGTAGAATACTGAAAAGAAAACGGAAGAACATATTTGTATGCATGCATTTCTTTGAATGAATTTCCAGATCACTCCATTGGAGATGTATCTGATGAGGAGAACGAAGATCCAGAACTCCAGAAGGCCATCAAGAAAATGAAAATACTTGACAAAATCTTGGCTTCAAGGATCTCAAATGAAAACGAGGTCAAGAGAAAAGGAAAGGAGCTCCATCAGAAACTATGGCAGGAACTATTGGTAAGCACAGGGATACGCAGAATACACACATTAAATGACATTTTAAGAATGTCTATATGTTAAAGGGTATTCCCTACCTATTTCTGTGCAGCAGATAAAGCCCAACAGATCTTCAGAATGGGCAGATGAAGCAGAAAATACAAGGATGTTTTTGGCACTGGCTCCTTCCAGTGGTAAGTGAAATATTAAACAGTAATTCCAGAACGCAGATCAGTGTGGATACTGTTTACAATGCACATTAACTGGAGCTTTGAGGACAATGTACATATGTACAAATACAATGTACAAATACTTTACTCCTATGCCAAATTACTATTCCAAGATATACAGTATAAATcacgttttttttgttttgtttatcacCATTTTCGATCAGCTTTTTTTTTGTATGGGATATGTCACAGCAAATTGATAACGTTATTTAGATTCAGTCTCAGAATTTGAATATGGTAATTTGCTATTAATATACAGGCTATGTGTAATAATCTGTTTTCATTCACCCTAGCTCACGGATCCAGTGAAGAATTGGACTTTGCTCCTGTGTTTGGGACTCAAGTGCCTGACAAAGAGTATGAAAGACACAACAGACAAGTGGAGGAAAGTGAGTTTGTTTAAATATGCTGGAACACAATTATACACTTTACATCATTAAGTTGCTCATATATGTGTATGTAGGCCAATGTACACTGTAACTAGTCCTGTAACAACGTTAGGACTATATTGCAATGTAGTTTTATTATTCTACGCTAGATGGCAGTATAACCCTAAGAAACAATGTAACTATTTTGTAGTTTCACTGTGTATTCAGTTTTCTTGGTACTTTCATTCCTGAAAACACCACATAGACTACATCTTTCCCTCCAAACTATCCATGAACAACTTTTCCCATCTTTTGAATTTGCTGTTTGCTGGATGACATGTCACTCAGTCATAGTTTGAGAGCCATGAACATTGTGGAGTGGGCCCTTTTCAATTGCATGTATTTCAGTGGTCCAGAAACATAACATGCATGAAGTTTAATTGATACAAGGTCATTTGGAATACTTCCTTAGATTGTTGACAATGTCTCTCCAGAACGTCTCAGGATGATATTAGACAGAGCCAGCAGGTTCTTAAACTCCTAAGTTTACACGTTTACCTGCTGGAATCCAAAAATGCATGAACAGCTCCCAGCAGTGGAggatcctcagaggaggaaggggaggaccatcctcagtaaatttaataaaaataaaaatagtgaaacattttgaaaaagtaatCCTTTTTATATGAACTATacgaaatacagtgcattcgcaaTGTattgaccccttgactttttccccattttgttacgttacagccttattctaaaattgattgtttATTTCTCCTTgtaaatctacacaaaataccccataatgacaaagcaaaaacaggtttttagaaatgtttgcaaatgtattaaaaataaactgaaatatcacatttacataagtattcagaccctttactcactactttgttgaagcacctttggcagcgattacagcctcaagtcttcttgggtatgaagctacaagcttggcacacctgtatttggggattttttcccattcttctctgcagatcctctcaagctctgtcaggttggatggggagtgtcactgcacagctattttcagatctctccagagatgcttgaTTGGGTTCAAGGGcgctggctgggccactcaaggacattcagagacttgtcccgaagccactcctgcgttgtcttggctgtgcgcttagtgtcgttgtcctgttggaaggtgaacatttgtcccagtctgaggtcctgagcgctctggagcaggttttcaacaaggatctctctgtactttattccgttcatctttccctaaatcctgactagtctcccagtccctgccactgaaaaacatccccacagcatgatgctgccaccaccatgcttcaccgtagggatggtgccaaatttcctccagacgtgacgcttggcatccaggccaaagagttcaatcttggtttcatcagaccagagaatcttgtttctcatggtcagagtcctttaggggccttttggcaaactccaagcgggctgtcatgtgccttttactgaggagtggcggattggtggaatgctgcagagatagttgtccttctggaaggttctcccatctccacagaggaactctggagctctgtcagcgtgaccatcgggttcttgctcacctccctgaccaaggcccttctcccctgatttctcagtttggccaggcagccagctctagaaagatttttggtggttccaaacttcttccatttaagaatgatggaggccactgtgttattggggataTTCAATGCTGcacaaatgttttggtactcttccccagatctgtgtctcgacacaatcagGTCTCGGAGctgtacggacaattccttcaacctcatggcttggtttttgcgctgacatgcactgtcaactgtgggaccttatatatacacaggtgtgtgcctttccaaatcctgtccaatcaattgaatttaccacaggtggactccaatcaagttgtagaaacatctcaaggatgatcaattgaaacaggatgcacctgagctcaattttcgagtctcatagcaaagggtctgaatacttatgtaaatacgtttttatttattttttatattaaaaacagtttttgctttctcattattgggtattgtgagtATATTGATGaggactttttatttatttaatccgtttgagaattaggctgtaatgtaacaatgtggaaaaagtgaaggggtctgaatactttccgaatgcactgtataaccaCAAATAATTCATATAAACTATAAAccaccaaataattgattgaagcacactgttttgcaatgaagttcAACAGTAGCTTCAATAGCACtatgtagggtagcaccatggtgtacttccgtcctcctctgggtacattgacttcaatacaaaacctagtaggctcatggttctcaccccctttcatagacttatacagtaattatgacaacatcctGAGGATggcctccaacctatcagagctcttgcagcatgaactgacatgtccacccaatcaaaggatcagagaatgaatctagtattgaaagcataagctacggCTAGcaagcactgcagtgtataaaatgtggtcgtagttgactgaaagagagagaaagacaatagttgaacagttttaaacaaattaatttctttaaaaaatgaaggagaagcgagaGGGAGCGAAAGAAAGGGGGCATAGatatatttctttctttttttcacttacttagctagcaaatgcagctaacTAGTTTAgtctactcaaacacctggctgaaaccaagggatgctatgttagctagctggctataactatccaacacaacactggaactcttccaagtcaaggaaagcttttggttttactaatttattgccaccggggacTCACTGTGAAACTGCagaactgcttactgactgtacactgtactacATGATTGTAGCtggtttactaacgcattagttatattgactatgaagttactttagctaatatggtgacaacaatgtaggctctTTGTAGCTGTTATTTGGTTTGGTTTGGaatgttttttttgcctggtcataTACAGCTGGTGTGTTGTGTATTGAAGTCCGCAAGCGAAGGGAAAAGTTGAGAGGAGGAGAacgcatagatgcgagaaggaatacaacctggctgctatgaaagtgaactgtgtttacgtgtgGTCAGGGGTCTATTCATTCCGCTGattctgttaaaaaaaaaaatctaaaacggaagcaaatggaacgaaacggggataaacatattTGAATTTGTCCACCCTAGagcagctagatgcaggcaaaatgttctctcgacctgtgtgcatctacattgtaaactttcattcataggctaggttgtagcaacctcatgacgGGTATatggaaaatttgagtatcattcatgtagtagcctatcaatgttacattgcactgggtgaatggaatatgaatgacagtcatccaatatgctgtaatataaataaggccatgctcatgaaaaaaacaaaagaacatcCTCCTTCACCTAAAACTGTACCAACCGCCACTGACTCCCACACAGGTGAAAAGgacctcaacaccacagcagcaGACTTGGCTGAAGTGGGTCACGAAGAGAGGGCAGACGAGTCAGAAGGCAGCCAGAGTGGGGTTCCCAGGGGCAAAAATAAACAAGACTTTGTGAAGAAAAATATTGAGGTATGTCAAAGTTCATGTTGGGCAAAGTGCAGTGTCAGACTCTCACATGACTTTGGAGTCTCACATTACTCATGTTATTTTTTTCCCAATGGGAAATATATATAGTTCTTCAACTCAAAGACTCAGGGGCCTGATTTGAAAGTAACTACAATCTGATCTGATGAATGATTGTTGTCACTACTTTGTCAAACATGAAAGTTGGCGAGTGGTGTTGGAGGCCCAGTGCAGATGACACAGGAGGAGAAGTATCGTCTCGAGGAGCTCCTCAGAGACATGGAGGAAGGGGACAATGCTGGGAAGGCAGGCTGTGAGGTAGGCCAAAATACAGCCCTGATGGTGAGCATGTGGTGTAGGAGGACTCATGTTTTCAAGTGTCTAAATGTGGCAAACAGAGTTCATCTAGACTGCACCATTTGTCTCTCTCGCACAGCACTTGGTCTACACACAAACATTTCACTTATTATGTTTAGGGTAGTAGTAGCCAGTAATCACTCGTTATCATGGTGTGAATAGTTTGTAATGTATTGAGCAACGTCTTTCAAGCACTGTGTTACTCACATAGCTGTTATGGTTGTTGCTATGGCCATTACTCATGAGTACACAGAGAAACTGTTTAAATGATCTACCGTTTTGAAGTCATTTGCTAATCAAATTGAAGTGGCCTAACTAAACTGGCCTAAACGCTGACCTACTTTACAATTACAGCATATGTTGTaatatacactacagttcaaaagtttggggtcacttagaaatgtccttgtttttgaaagaaaagcaacaaaaaaaagtcaattaaaataaaaaaaatttgatcagaaatacagtgtagacattgttaatgttgtaaatgacaattgtagctggaatattttatggaatatctacataggtgtacagaggcccattatcagcaaccatcactcctgtgttccaatggcatgttgtgttcgctaatccaagttgatcactggcagcttcatgaaatagtacccgtaaaacacctctcaacatcaacagtgaagaggtgtctccgggatgctggccttctaggcagagttgcaaagaaaaagcaatatctcagactggccaataaaaagaaaagattaagatgggcaaaataacacagacactggacagaggaactctgcctagaaggccagcatcccggagtcgcctcttcactgttgacgttgagactgttgttttgtgggtactatgttTATAttagctgccagttgaggacttgtgaggcttctgtttctcaaactagacactcaaatgtacttgtcctcttgctcagttgtgcaccggggcctcccactcctctttctattctggttagagccagtttgcactgttctgtgaatggagtagtacacagcattgtacgagatcttcagtttcttggcaatttctcgcatcgaatagccttcatttctcagaacaagaatagactgacgagtttcagaagaaagtcctttgtttctggccattttgagcctgtaatcgaacctacaaatgctgatgctccagatactcaactagtctaaagaaggccagttttattgcttctttaatcagaacaacagttttcagatgtgctaacataattgtaaaattgttttctaatgatcaattagccttttaaagtgATAAACtgggattagctaacacaacgtgccattggaacacaggagtgatggttgctgataatgggcctctgtacgcctatgtagatattccataaaaaatcttccatttccagctacaatagtcatttacaacattaacaatgtctacactgtatttctgcttttttttccaaaaacaaggacatttctaagtgaccccaaacttttgaacggtagtgtagtttAGATTTGGGCAAATCCACggtaacagagtgatgctgagactgTCAAACTAAACACAATGGTTGCAAAGTTAAACAAGCCAAAGTAAAATATCTGAGTCTCTGCATCACTCTGTTACTATGAAATTGCCCATATGCACGTTTTGAAACAATGACTACTTGGCAGCAACGGTAGCTGATTTTGACTCCCCATAGTTGTTATTTACCAGATGTCATGTGCCATGCAAAGGTCACAGGGATTGCCACATCTTCTGAATATCAGACAGCAATCTTATTCAGTATTATGGTTTATTCGTATGTGCAGAAAATCTGTACTTATGCAGTGCCAGGTGCATTTGAATAGCCCCCTGTATTCCTATGTTTAATATCATTTGTGAGAGTGTTTGCCACCTGGAGCAGACAGTTTTCTGTTCTGCAGCCACCCACTGACCCACACCCTATAAACTTCAAATGGTTGATTTTCAGGTGCAATTTTCCCCTAATGGCTTAGCTGGCAGCTGTGGCTGTGAAGCCTGCATTTTCAGGTCAGTTATGATGAACCTTGCCCGTTGCCCGTCTGATGAGAGGACCTAGACTTGCACTTCTCTCACATACTGTACCATTTAGTCTGACCCGGACTGCCATGCATCCCTGGAACATCTTGCCAACGTTTTGAAGTCTGGCTGCTGTATTTATGATGGTTTCCTTTACTTTTTAGAACAATACTGCTGTAATTACGTGGCGGATATCTAACCGAGAGGAGCATACATGTAGATGCTGGGGTCTTTTATTGGTTAGAATTAGACTTCCTGTTATTGCGTGGAGTGCTGTTATGAATGGCTGTTGAATAGGGAGCACATATTTCATGTTGATAGTCAGGAATCCACAGTGACCATGTGGGCAAGTGCACCCAGACAGGGAACTTGGCAGGGCCAAGTAGGACTCATAATCAGTTACAGGCCATAGCGCTGCGCCTGTGTCTCTCCTCCTGAAACACTTTCATGATGGCCTTTCCTCCATTACTAGTACGATCCTCAACTGCATATTGTACTAGAAACCTGGGGTGATAAACATGGTATCACACTGAGTGCTCTTTGAAAGGCTGCCTTTCCATAAACACAGGAAGACTTCTCTCTTTAGAAAGTGAATCGCTTAGGCCTACCTCAGGTCCCACTGTGTTTTCAGTGTAGGACAGGACACAATGTTCCTCAGATTTGGCTGTAGTTTTTCCTTAAATTAATCTTACATATCAtaggtacagtaatacagtatataggctTTTTGATACAGGGTATTGAAGAACAACTCTGTGCGTCATTCTCTATGCCTCAACAGTATAAATAAATGAATAGTGTGTCCAGGACCCTGGATAGCTCTGTTTCATCATGTCTCCTCCTAGATAAATCCTGTTGTGCTGCACATCCAGTAGCTGACTGATTTGTCTGTTAATGTGTCAATTTGTGCTCCTAGCAATTAGACTGTCCTCTTTTTACATTCACATTCTATCATTCTACTGTATTCACATTCGATTGGTCGACTATATTACTACATCTTTTTATCACGAAGTcatcacacacaaaaaaacaactgTAACTGGGCATATAACTAATGGGTTATAATGTTATTCAGATGGGTCATTTTGAAGTCTTTTGTTTGTGCTAGTTGGTAGTGGAAGCTTTATGGCTCTGTTTGTTGATAAAATATTCTCCTGTTCACTCATCTTCATGCACTGAGATCATAGCGTAAAAGGGTTTGGCTCTCTCTGTGGAGCCGCTACTGAGATCTCTGAGCTTAGCAGTAGGGCTGCTGGACAAGTCTTAGCTCATTACTGGGCCCAAAATGAGCTCAGCATCCACCTGCTGTTTCATATGATATAATGTAAGCCTTACGAGACAGTCACTCATTGTGAGGCAGAGGCAATTGTTAAATATTTGGCATTTTGGAGAGTTCTTGGCAAGACCCATGGGGCAGTGACCAGTATTCTGTCTTCTCTCCAAAAGCGAATTCCGGGTGCAAGAAAGAGTTGTATTTAGAGTACCTTTCGTAAAGAGTGTGTCATTCGTGACAGTAGTTTGGATGGGAGGTCAAATAGTCCAATGTTATATTTGAATAATAACCGGAGGGTAGATTTAACTTGGACATGGCTTCGGTCCAGTTTTGAAGATATAGGGTTTGCCAAGTATTTCTGACAGAATTCTCTGTTGAGAGTCTGTTTTTTGGGCTCAACCTTTTTTCTTTTGCTGTTATTTGGGGGACATTTTTGTGCCCTTGCTACTTGGAGGGAGGGACCGTTTGTCATATACTACAGTCTATATGTTGTCTTCTTCCTAGGGAGACATGTGGGCTGCTCCAGTGCAAGCGGGTGAGGGTTACACCCCCGAACCTACAGAACGAGACCAGCTAATTCACATTGACTCCAGACTGCAGCTTCTCCTTCCTGTTGAAGACTTCCTGTCTGTGCGAAGCCCCTACCCTGACCACAGTCTGCCCCAGGCCCAGGTATGTACTGCACAGCCCAAATGTCTACCTCCTAATAGGTCTGGGTTCACAAAGGTGCCATTAACTACTCAAAACACCATCTCTACCTGCAAAGAGCCAAGGTCATTAAGACTCATAACATGGTCAACACAGTGGGACATCAACTACAGACTCTTGTAAAAGCTTTGTTCATTGAACCTCAGGCAGACCCACTTTCATAAAATGGGAAAATTTGTGATTTTGTGTTGTTAGTTTGCACCCTAACTTTAGTACTCTCATGTTGAGTCATATTTCCTCAACACCCATGCTAAATGCAACAGAATTGCATAGTTTACCCCTTgtaaagtgtaaaaaaaaaacatttgtctgAGCATCAGCAAATTGTAGGCTACTTTATGTTTCTGCTAGACTGAGCTTGAGAATTGCCCAATAAATATTCATTCACTTTTCATATGTTGCATGCACAAATCTATCTGGCTCTTACCCATGCTAATGCAGTACAGCAAAGTatatgcaaatgtaaaaaaatctgGGTTTGAGGCAAAGGATGATGGGAACGATTTCCCTTCATAAAACTACCACAATGGAAGAGGAACATTGTGTCCATTGATTCACATGAGGATTCCAACATCTCcttgtgtcacgttcgtcgtttggatgaagagaggaggaccaaggcgcagcgtgatataaatacattcttctatttattataacgaaaCAAAGAATACTTAAACAgacttacaaaaacaacaaacgaacgtgaagctatataatgacaagtgcatacacaggcaacttacacatagacaatcacccacgacctacccaatgaatatggctgcctaaatatggttcccaatcagagacaatgataaacagctgcctctaattgagaaccaatctaggcagccatagacatacaaacacctagactagacaacGCCCCATAAACATaaaaaacccctagacatgacaaaaacacctacatcccccatgtcacaccctgacctaactaaaataataaagaaaacaaagataactaaggccaagGCGTGACACCTTGTGTGCTGTTTGAACGTACTGTTCTGGAGTGGCATGGTCATTTATCTGCTCATTAGAACCCTATGTGCTACTTGAAAGTCAACTCTCAAACTGTTTACCATTTCATCACTGAATATATCATTTATCTTAGATTTGAATT is from Salvelinus namaycush isolate Seneca chromosome 28, SaNama_1.0, whole genome shotgun sequence and encodes:
- the fsip1 gene encoding fibrous sheath-interacting protein 1 codes for the protein MDITRGSLDDIYRPASNERSRPGSRVSTVSLPDVGRVFHPSQTSLVVLSDDAPNNKLDHSNSHENLKSPDESLPEKDHSIGDVSDEENEDPELQKAIKKMKILDKILASRISNENEVKRKGKELHQKLWQELLQIKPNRSSEWADEAENTRMFLALAPSSAHGSSEELDFAPVFGTQVPDKEYERHNRQVEESEKDLNTTAADLAEVGHEERADESEGSQSGVPRGKNKQDFVKKNIELASGVGGPVQMTQEEKYRLEELLRDMEEGDNAGKAGCEGDMWAAPVQAGEGYTPEPTERDQLIHIDSRLQLLLPVEDFLSVRSPYPDHSLPQAQDLEAGWDRLPGEKVLQDIREKRGQERRLQEIQLQLELLGQGQEMTFDKPILLEEQLMTLLEEYEISQSWGHGLGTRDTSPRDNSDTESLPDSTPRLSDYILSELLRDAYTTSFSQLDKATTMCSP